The Photobacterium sanguinicancri genome includes the window ACAAGCGCCAATCATTGGCGCTTGCCTTCAATTTGGCAGCATTATTGAAAGGTTCCCATTCGTTGAATTCGAACGATTAGATGATTAAACAGAGGCAACTAATCGTTCATGTAAACGCTGATAACGAGGTAATACTTGATCACCAAATAAAGGATCACATTCGCACTCTTGGTAACGTTCGCCCACGGCGATCCAATCTTGCGTCGTAAAGTGACGGCGGATTAAAGGAAAAACGTATTTTTCTTCAAACTCTAAATGTGCTCGTTGGCGAGTAACAAACTGATTCAGTTTATCGGCAAAGACATCAAGTGGGATCACGGCATCCATTAAAATCATATCAACAGCATCTGCAAAAGCTTCAGTTAATTGCGACAAGTCATGATGCTCTACATCCAGCTTTTCCATCACCCCTTTATCGGCATACTTCTCTTGGTAATACTGATAAATCACATCTTCTTTCGGATGATGACAACACTCAGCATGCTTATGAAGATACTCAACAATGTCTTTAATCAAACTATAATTGACGGGTTGGCCTTGCTGAATAGCATGAAGCTTTTGCTCCAAAATACATAATAAGCGGTTAATGTAACCATGTTCAGTGTGAATTTTATCTAACATCATACTTACCTCCCAGCTAACCTTCCTTGATAGCATCCGAGCATCATTACTCTCTGATCCT containing:
- a CDS encoding hemerythrin domain-containing protein; translation: MMLDKIHTEHGYINRLLCILEQKLHAIQQGQPVNYSLIKDIVEYLHKHAECCHHPKEDVIYQYYQEKYADKGVMEKLDVEHHDLSQLTEAFADAVDMILMDAVIPLDVFADKLNQFVTRQRAHLEFEEKYVFPLIRRHFTTQDWIAVGERYQECECDPLFGDQVLPRYQRLHERLVASV